From Patescibacteria group bacterium, a single genomic window includes:
- a CDS encoding phosphatase PAP2 family protein, producing MSDFNTKLFFKINNLVGKNRYFDAFSKAGAEWVIVTMIGWYVAADFLYNLPSKRLTFWPIAFLGLAWSIGWLINLFIGMLVREPRPHVIYPQAKLLFQPLMSWKSFPSDHTMSAFLIFFMALIFHLPGAWALLVMALWVAWGRIYAGVHYPFDIVGGFGVALFMSAVSYYILLAIF from the coding sequence ATGTCTGACTTTAATACAAAACTGTTTTTCAAGATAAATAATCTGGTCGGCAAGAATAGATATTTTGATGCCTTTAGCAAGGCCGGAGCCGAATGGGTGATAGTGACTATGATCGGCTGGTATGTTGCCGCCGACTTTTTATATAATTTGCCCAGCAAACGGCTGACTTTTTGGCCGATTGCGTTTTTAGGATTGGCCTGGTCAATCGGCTGGCTGATTAATCTGTTTATTGGCATGCTAGTGCGCGAACCGCGGCCGCACGTTATTTATCCGCAGGCCAAATTATTGTTTCAGCCGCTGATGAGTTGGAAGTCGTTTCCTTCCGACCACACCATGTCCGCTTTTCTCATTTTTTTCATGGCCTTGATTTTTCATCTGCCCGGAGCCTGGGCGCTACTGGTTATGGCCTTGTGGGTGGCTTGGGGCCGGATTTATGCCGGCGTGCATTATCCGTTTGATATTGTCGGCGGTTTTGGCGTCGCGCTTTTTATGTCTGCTGTCTCATACTATATATTATTGGCAATCTTTTAG